A stretch of Mus caroli chromosome 5, CAROLI_EIJ_v1.1, whole genome shotgun sequence DNA encodes these proteins:
- the Cmklr1 gene encoding chemokine-like receptor 1: MEYDAYNDSGIYDDEYSDGFDYFVDLEEASLWEAKVAPVFLVVIYSLVCFLGLLGNGLVIVIATFKMKKTVNTVWFVNLAVADFLFNIFLPMHITYAAMDYHWVFGKAMCKISNFLLSHNMYTSVFLLTVISFDRCISVLLPVWSQNHRSIRLAYMTCAAVWVLAFFLSSPSLVFRDTADMHGKITCFNNFSLAAAESSLHPAHSQVVSTGYSRHVAVTVTRFLCGFLIPVFIITACYLTIVVKLQRNRLAKNKKPFKIIITIIITFFLCWCPYHTLYLLELHHTAVPSSVFSLGLPLATAVAIANSCMNPILYVFMGHDFRKFKVALFSRLANALSEDTGPSSYPSHRSFTKMSSLNEKASVNEKETSTL, encoded by the coding sequence TACTTTGTGGACTTGGAGGAGGCGAGTCTGTGGGAGGCCAAGGTGGCCCCGGTCTTCCTGGTGGTGATCTACAGCTTGGTGTGCTTCCTCGGTCTCCTAGGCAACGGCCTGGTGATTGTCATCGCCACCTTCAAGATGAAGAAGACCGTGAACACCGTGTGGTTTGTCAACCTGGCTGTGGCCGACTTCCTGTTCAACATCTTCTTGCCGATGCACATCACCTACGCAGCCATGGACTACCACTGGGTGTTTGGGAAGGCCATGTGCAAGATCAGCAACTTCTTGCTCAGCCACAACATGTACACCAGCGTCTTCCTGCTGACCGTCATCAGCTTTGACCGCTGCATCTCCGTGCTGCTCCCTGTCTGGTCCCAGAACCACCGCAGCATCCGCCTGGCCTACATGACCTGCGCGGCCGTCTGGGTCCTGGCTTTCTTCTTGAGCTCCCCATCCCTCGTCTTCCGGGACACTGCCGACATGCACGGGAAGATAACCTGCTTCAACAACTTCAGCTTGGCTGCAGCTGAGTCCTCCCTACATCCCGCCCACTCGCAAGTAGTTTCCACAGGGTACAGCAGACATGTGGCGGTCACCGTCACCCGCTTCCTTTGCGGCTTCCTGATCCCCGTCTTCATCATCACAGCCTGCTACCTCACCATCGTCGTCAAGCTGCAGCGCAACCGCCTGGCCAAGAACAAGAAGCCCTTCAagatcatcatcaccatcatcatcaccttcTTCCTCTGCTGGTGCCCCTACCACACCCTCTACCTGCTGGAGCTCCACCACACAGCTGTGCCGAGCTCTGTCTTCAGCCTGGGGCTGCCCCTGGCCACGGCCGTCGCCATCGCCAACAGCTGCATGAACCCCATTCTGTACGTCTTCATGGGCCACGACTTCAGAAAATTCAAGGTGGCCCTCTTCTCCCGCCTGGCCAACGCCCTGAGTGAGGATACAGGCCCCTCCTCCTACCCCAGTCACAGGAGCTTCACCAAGATGTCGTCTTTGAATGAGAAGGCTTCGGTGAATGAGAAGGAGACCAGTACCCTCTGA